One genomic window of Kosmotoga olearia TBF 19.5.1 includes the following:
- a CDS encoding transposase — translation MVDRDTSQVVDIVAFRDTKEVTEWLKGYPDIEVVSRDGSISYAKALEEAFPQVIQVSDRFRLVKNLTEEAKEYIKRTIPKRIKIAGIEEKNLPTELTEFKCTRQEMLQKRREEEKNKIVRMVKDLYRQGYLSRRISGLQKMLSGSTSDVKVE, via the coding sequence ATGGTCGATCGGGATACGTCACAGGTTGTAGATATCGTTGCCTTTCGAGATACGAAAGAAGTCACCGAATGGTTGAAAGGATATCCGGATATAGAAGTGGTATCACGTGATGGTTCGATTAGCTATGCAAAAGCCTTAGAAGAAGCATTCCCTCAGGTCATACAGGTTAGTGACCGATTTCGTTTAGTCAAGAATCTCACCGAAGAAGCCAAAGAATACATAAAGCGAACGATACCCAAAAGAATCAAAATAGCCGGTATAGAAGAAAAAAACCTTCCGACAGAGTTGACGGAGTTCAAATGTACCAGGCAGGAAATGCTGCAAAAGCGACGCGAAGAAGAGAAGAATAAAATCGTTAGAATGGTTAAAGACCTCTACAGGCAAGGGTACTTGTCCAGAAGAATATCTGGATTGCAAAAAATGCTATCTGGAAGTACATCAGATGTGAAGGTAGAATGA
- a CDS encoding oligosaccharide flippase family protein → MHLLSYLKKAKVLLYRSTTLKSGIWYLISEFLLRGISFITIPIFTRLLSVEEYGIISVYASVVGIMKILTGANLQAGNGTALIDFKERYLQYRSSVLFLSLFSFASMFLFIFFLIGWLAKISQLSIDLLLLSLMAGYVGFVLYFWDNDLRFRQKYKQRAILNITNAGIQAGLSIVLIILFSRRKYLGRVYGSLIPSFIIAVVIFIFVLSAGRKMVWPKAWKYALKIGIPLIPSSLSGIILAQFDRIAIQSIIGSKEAGLYSFAYNIGMILLILLVAANSAWVPWFFRQKAAGNSERIKKASYLFTMLFLISTIGIMAIGPELALFLAPSNFLASVRIIPVIILSYFFQFLYTLYVNYALFKKKTLIISIGSLLAGGINITLNIWLIPGYGYEIAAWTTVFSYFCLFLFHWFSSSILLREKTLALNIMLLFALIPSAISLEQYVMTNIFEPFSIPERLWRFGPSSICILILLYFSIETYRNFQESQ, encoded by the coding sequence ATGCATTTACTTAGTTATCTTAAGAAAGCAAAGGTACTCCTATACAGAAGTACCACTCTTAAATCTGGAATTTGGTATCTTATTAGCGAATTCCTTTTGAGAGGGATATCGTTTATTACAATCCCTATCTTTACGAGGCTTCTTTCAGTAGAAGAATACGGCATCATTTCAGTATATGCAAGTGTTGTTGGTATAATGAAGATTCTTACCGGAGCAAACTTACAAGCTGGAAACGGAACAGCTCTAATAGATTTTAAGGAACGGTATTTGCAATATCGTTCGTCGGTACTTTTTCTCTCATTGTTTTCTTTTGCGAGTATGTTTTTGTTTATCTTTTTCTTAATTGGTTGGCTTGCAAAAATTTCTCAGTTAAGCATTGATTTGCTTTTGCTTTCACTTATGGCTGGTTATGTTGGTTTTGTTTTATATTTTTGGGACAATGATTTGCGCTTTAGACAAAAATACAAGCAAAGGGCAATACTTAATATTACTAATGCTGGAATTCAAGCGGGTCTTTCTATAGTGTTAATAATACTGTTTTCACGAAGAAAATATTTAGGGCGAGTTTATGGTTCACTAATTCCTTCTTTTATAATCGCTGTGGTTATTTTCATTTTTGTTTTGAGTGCAGGTAGAAAAATGGTTTGGCCTAAAGCTTGGAAATACGCTCTTAAAATAGGCATACCATTAATACCAAGCAGTTTATCGGGCATAATTCTCGCTCAATTTGATAGGATCGCTATTCAATCGATAATTGGTTCAAAAGAAGCTGGTTTATACAGTTTTGCTTATAATATTGGGATGATTCTTTTAATTCTTCTAGTAGCTGCCAACTCTGCCTGGGTCCCATGGTTTTTTCGACAAAAAGCTGCTGGAAACTCCGAGCGAATAAAAAAAGCCTCTTATTTATTTACAATGCTTTTTTTAATTTCTACCATAGGCATTATGGCAATAGGTCCTGAACTTGCACTGTTTCTGGCTCCCTCTAATTTTCTTGCTTCAGTTCGAATTATACCGGTAATCATTCTTAGCTATTTCTTCCAATTCTTGTATACTCTTTACGTAAATTATGCGCTCTTTAAAAAGAAAACATTGATAATATCTATAGGTTCGTTGCTTGCAGGAGGTATAAATATTACGCTAAACATCTGGCTTATACCAGGTTACGGTTATGAAATTGCTGCTTGGACTACCGTGTTTTCCTATTTTTGTTTATTCCTATTCCACTGGTTTAGCTCTAGCATTCTTTTGAGAGAGAAAACGTTGGCACTTAATATTATGCTTCTTTTTGCATTAATCCCTTCTGCGATCTCTCTTGAACAATATGTCATGACAAATATATTCGAACCATTTAGTATTCCAGAAAGATTATGGCGTTTTGGGCCTTCATCTATTTGCATTTTGATTTTGCTATATTTTTCAATAGAAACTTATCGCAACTTTCAAGAAAGTCAATAA
- a CDS encoding transposase family protein: MRTLDPDLVLVEAFTDDKKIELHARKGTSEEACPYCGKKSRNVHSVYRNTISDLPVQEKLLTIILERRVFFCKNPECDHARFPETLPFTTRYGRRTIRLDEKIREIALNMSARSAKKVINKGIARISDDTILRILKKQVSCKH; encoded by the coding sequence TTGAGAACACTGGATCCAGATTTGGTATTGGTAGAAGCTTTTACGGACGATAAAAAAATAGAACTCCATGCGAGAAAAGGGACTTCTGAAGAGGCTTGTCCATATTGTGGCAAGAAATCGAGGAATGTCCACTCCGTATATCGTAATACTATCTCCGATTTACCCGTTCAAGAAAAGCTACTGACAATCATACTGGAGCGGAGAGTCTTTTTTTGTAAGAATCCCGAATGTGACCATGCACGATTTCCAGAAACACTTCCTTTTACCACCAGGTATGGAAGAAGAACGATCAGGCTGGATGAAAAAATCAGAGAAATCGCATTAAATATGAGTGCTCGCAGTGCAAAGAAAGTTATTAACAAAGGGATAGCCAGGATTTCGGATGACACAATCTTACGGATATTAAAAAAACAAGTTAGTTGTAAACATTAG